The Panicum virgatum strain AP13 chromosome 3N, P.virgatum_v5, whole genome shotgun sequence genome includes the window TGATGGCTCTAGTTGGTGTAGCGCTGCGAGTTATTTAGATATGTAAGATACATGTAAGGATTGTAAAAAACTCACAAAAGATTGAGTTAAAGAAGCTCACAATGGATCAGCACTTGATGGTTGTTCTTGCAGCGAGGCAACAACACTAGATGGTACTACAGTGACACTTTTCTTGCCTCGCTTTTTCTTTGGCTTTGGAGGAGCAGGTGGTGGGGCATCAGAATCATATACGTATTCATTGCATGTTTTTGCCATATGTCCAAACTGTTTGCATCTTGTGCATTTTGTGGTTCTTCTTACAGTTCCTCCTTCTGCAGCTGATTTGTACCTTCTCTTCCTTGGTCTTCCTGCTGCCCTCTTTAGAATTGGAGGCCACAACTTAAACCCAGGGTCAACTTTAGGCCATTGTTTGCTATCTGTCATTGGCTTCACACTCTTCTCATAGACTTTCTTGAACTTGGCAACAGAATAGTACTCATGACCATAGCCTTCGATATTACAACCTCGAATTGAGGTGATAATACACAAGGCATGTGTACATGGAAGACCAGTAACTTGCCAACGCCTGCAGGTACACTTCCTCTCTTGAAGATCAACAGTATGCCTCCAATGAAATAGATCCTTTGTAACACCTTCGACTTCACCTAACATCTCATCATTTTGACCACCATCTTTGTGTGAATACCTCCACATATATTTCAGCCCCCTACTCCTTGAGTTGAGATCATTCATGATGTTAGGCAACATCTTATCTTTAAGCTTCCGTGCAATTTTTCTTCTCAAGAACATTTTGTCTAATAGCCTTCTTGAAAGTATCACCATCCCCAAAAGTTATACCAACTGCTATTGTTGGGTTGTCTAAGTCAGTCACATGGATAATAGTCTCACAACCCCATGCATCGTCAACAACTAGATCGTCCTCCAAGCCAACACACTCCACATCACCATTATTTTCAGAATCGGATGAATCAGAAAGCAAAGTTTTGAAAGGATCCTCATCATCCAAACCGACATACTCTATATCATCATCCACCCAAGGCACTGCAGCACTATTCTGATTTTGCAACTCCAGAAGAGGTGATGCAATTTCAAGTGGAGGTTGGGCATTAATTTGTTTGGCTGGGGCATCAGTGCTTCCTTGTAAAACACAAGGCATGCTCTCCTGCCGCCCAACATCATGCATAAATTCAGAATCATTCTTTTTGATAACACACACTTGCAATGAGAGTCTTCTTATCTCCCAATACATGTCAATTGCATGCAACAATTTCTGATCAGATGTAATTTCTTCATAGTTACGACTCATTTTGTCCCAATAGGTGACACGCAACTTGTGGTTACACCCTAGGTTAATGTCTGTTGCAAGTTCATTTAGCATATCATCCCAATTCGAGATATCCCTGTCTAAGATCCTAGCAATGTTAAGAGCCTCACAATACTCACGACTGCCATCATCATTAATTTTAACATAAGCGCCTACACGAACAGCAAGCCTGTATAACGAATTGGGATCCATCCTACACAAACAGTGACACAAACCATAGTACAATCAACACACAATATATATGATTTATTTAGAAAAAATGAGTCTAACTGTTCGATAACAAGTCCAATTGCTCAAAATTAGAAATAACCCTAGAGGGAAATGAGAGAAGACTGTACCCATCAGGAATCCACGAAAGGCCGGCCGCCTCCTGCGGGAAAATATCGCTGAGGTATCGTGGAGCCTCCATCTTGCGGCAGCCGTCGGATTTGGCCGCTCAGAAGGGGCGGCGACGGAG containing:
- the LOC120665840 gene encoding uncharacterized protein LOC120665840 — encoded protein: MVILSRRLLDKMFLRRKIARKLKDKMLPNIMNDLNSRSRGLKYMWRYSHKDGGQNDEMLGEVEGVTKDLFHWRHTVDLQERKCTCRRWQVTGLPCTHALCIITSIRGCNIEGYGHEYYSVAKFKKVYEKSVKPMTDSKQWPKVDPGFKLWPPILKRAAGRPRKRRYKSAAEGGTVRRTTKCTRCKQFGHMAKTCNEYVYDSDAPPPAPPKPKKKRGKKSVTVVPSSVVASLQEQPSSADPFATPTRAISCASTPSPMTRSMSRKLLELEPSTPTRAIATVSTPSPMTRSRKRILELEDIIEPVASQTTSPVAIEKGKAKKLKVVRSRKN